The following coding sequences lie in one Xanthomonas hyacinthi genomic window:
- the acpP gene encoding acyl carrier protein: MSTIEERVKKIVVEQLGVKEEEVTNSASFVDDLGADSLDTVELVMALEEEFECEIPDEEAEKITSVQQAIDYVKAHVKS; the protein is encoded by the coding sequence ATGAGCACCATCGAAGAACGCGTCAAGAAAATCGTCGTCGAACAACTCGGCGTCAAGGAAGAAGAAGTCACCAACAGCGCATCGTTCGTCGATGACCTCGGTGCCGACTCGCTGGACACCGTCGAGCTGGTGATGGCGCTGGAAGAAGAGTTCGAGTGCGAGATTCCGGACGAAGAAGCCGAGAAGATCACCTCGGTGCAGCAGGCCATCGACTACGTCAAGGCGCACGTCAAGAGCTGA
- the fabF gene encoding beta-ketoacyl-ACP synthase II has translation MSRRVVVTGMGLVSPLGNDLASSWEGIVNGRSGIGPITQIDASQFTTRIAGEIKDFDPTKYVSAKDARKMDSFIHYGVGASFMALDDSGLVIDERNADRIGAILGSGIGGLLGIEEQTIKFHEGGARKISPFYVPSTIINMLPGQVSLIKGLKGPTFSAVSACATSNHSIGTALRMIQHGDADVMLAGGAERGSSPTSVGGFCAMKAMSTRNDDPAAASRPWDKGRDGFVLGDGAGVLVLEEYAHAKARGARIYAELVGFGASSDAFHMTAPSEDGEGAARSMLAAIKDARLNPEQIDYLNAHGTSTPLGDLAETLAMKRALGDHAYKTMVSSTKSMTGHLLGAAGGAEAIFSVMALHTGIIPPTINLEQPGEGCDLDYVPNVAREKKIEVAMSNGFGFGGTNGTLVFRRL, from the coding sequence ATGAGCCGTCGCGTCGTCGTAACCGGCATGGGCCTGGTATCGCCGTTGGGCAATGACCTGGCCAGCAGTTGGGAAGGAATCGTCAACGGGCGTTCCGGCATCGGCCCGATCACCCAGATCGATGCGTCGCAGTTCACCACCAGGATCGCCGGCGAGATCAAGGATTTCGATCCGACCAAGTACGTGTCCGCCAAGGACGCCAGGAAGATGGATTCGTTCATCCACTACGGCGTCGGCGCCTCGTTCATGGCGCTGGACGATTCGGGCCTGGTCATCGACGAGCGCAATGCCGACCGCATCGGCGCGATCCTCGGCTCGGGCATCGGCGGCCTGCTTGGCATCGAGGAGCAGACCATCAAATTCCACGAGGGCGGCGCGCGCAAGATCTCGCCGTTCTACGTTCCCAGCACCATCATCAACATGCTGCCGGGGCAGGTGAGCCTGATCAAGGGCCTGAAGGGCCCGACCTTCTCGGCGGTCTCGGCCTGCGCCACCTCCAACCATTCGATCGGCACCGCGCTGCGCATGATCCAGCACGGCGATGCCGACGTGATGCTGGCCGGCGGCGCCGAGCGCGGCTCCTCGCCGACCTCGGTCGGCGGCTTCTGCGCGATGAAGGCGATGTCCACCCGCAACGACGACCCGGCCGCCGCCTCGCGGCCGTGGGACAAGGGCCGCGATGGCTTCGTGCTCGGCGACGGCGCCGGCGTGCTGGTGCTGGAGGAATACGCACACGCCAAGGCGCGCGGCGCGCGGATCTATGCCGAGCTGGTCGGCTTCGGCGCCAGCTCCGACGCGTTCCACATGACCGCCCCGAGCGAGGACGGCGAAGGCGCCGCGCGCAGCATGCTGGCCGCGATCAAGGACGCCAGGCTCAATCCCGAGCAGATCGACTACCTCAACGCGCACGGCACCTCCACGCCGCTGGGCGACCTGGCCGAGACCCTGGCGATGAAGCGCGCGCTCGGCGACCATGCCTACAAGACCATGGTCAGCTCGACCAAGTCGATGACCGGGCACCTGCTCGGCGCGGCCGGCGGCGCCGAGGCGATCTTCTCTGTGATGGCGCTGCACACCGGCATCATCCCGCCGACGATCAACCTGGAACAGCCGGGCGAAGGCTGCGACCTGGACTACGTGCCGAACGTGGCGCGCGAGAAAAAGATCGAGGTGGCGATGTCGAACGGGTTCGGCTTCGGCGGAACCAACGGGACCTTGGTGTTCAGGCGGCTTTGA
- a CDS encoding aminodeoxychorismate synthase component I, producing the protein MLRTVPLPADTDLLALHRLAPQRYPLLLESAASGTAQGRWDLLLIAGGEGLRLERDGVTRDLHGAALAGDFLAALDAQWQAERCARDEPRWPFRGGWALLLDYELAAQVEPVLQLPQAQAPAPVALALRCPAALLRDHASGECVALAETAHAALLDTLLADLQAVPAAAALPAWTAPLAIAEDPPQRFVDGVRRILDYLRAGDAFQVNLSRRWSARFAAALDPAALYAQLRRANPAPFAGLFASHGRAVVSSSPERLVSVRGDVVETRPIAGTRPRTPGDDEAARIRELVGHPKERAEHVMLIDLERNDLGRVCAPGSVEVDELMTVESYAHVHHIVSNVRGRLRAGVSPGEVIRATFPGGTITGCPKVRCMQIIAELEQTPRGAYTGAFGWLNRDGDMDLNILIRTAEVDGAQAHFRTGAGIVVDSQPERELDETRAKARGLLRALEP; encoded by the coding sequence ATGCTGCGTACCGTTCCCCTGCCAGCCGACACCGATCTGCTGGCGCTGCACCGCCTGGCGCCGCAACGCTATCCGCTGCTGCTGGAATCGGCCGCGTCGGGCACCGCGCAGGGCCGCTGGGACCTGCTGCTGATCGCCGGCGGCGAGGGCCTGCGCCTGGAGCGCGACGGCGTGACCCGCGACCTGCACGGCGCTGCGCTCGCGGGCGATTTCCTGGCCGCGCTGGACGCGCAATGGCAAGCCGAACGCTGCGCGCGCGATGAGCCGCGCTGGCCGTTCCGCGGCGGCTGGGCGCTGCTGCTGGACTACGAGCTGGCGGCGCAGGTCGAGCCGGTGCTGCAGTTGCCACAGGCGCAGGCGCCGGCGCCGGTCGCGCTGGCGCTGCGCTGCCCGGCCGCGCTGCTGCGCGACCACGCCAGCGGCGAGTGCGTGGCGCTGGCGGAAACCGCGCATGCCGCGCTGCTGGACACGCTGCTCGCCGACCTGCAGGCAGTGCCCGCTGCCGCCGCGCTGCCGGCCTGGACCGCGCCGCTGGCGATCGCCGAAGACCCGCCGCAGCGCTTCGTCGACGGCGTGCGCCGCATCCTCGACTACCTGCGCGCCGGCGACGCGTTCCAGGTCAACCTGTCGCGGCGCTGGTCGGCGCGTTTCGCCGCCGCGCTGGATCCGGCTGCGCTGTACGCGCAGCTGCGCCGCGCCAATCCGGCGCCGTTCGCCGGCCTGTTCGCCAGCCATGGCCGCGCCGTGGTCAGTTCCTCGCCGGAACGGCTGGTGTCGGTGCGCGGCGACGTGGTCGAGACCCGGCCGATCGCCGGCACCCGCCCGCGTACGCCCGGCGACGACGAGGCCGCGCGCATCCGCGAACTGGTCGGGCACCCGAAGGAGCGCGCCGAGCACGTGATGCTGATCGACCTGGAGCGCAACGACCTGGGCCGGGTCTGCGCGCCGGGCAGCGTCGAGGTCGACGAACTGATGACGGTGGAGAGCTACGCCCACGTGCACCACATCGTCAGCAACGTGCGCGGGCGGTTGCGCGCCGGGGTCAGCCCCGGCGAAGTGATCCGCGCCACCTTCCCCGGCGGCACCATCACCGGCTGCCCCAAGGTGCGCTGCATGCAGATCATCGCCGAGCTGGAGCAGACCCCGCGCGGCGCCTACACCGGCGCGTTCGGCTGGCTCAACCGCGACGGCGACATGGACCTGAACATCCTGATCCGCACCGCCGAAGTGGACGGCGCGCAGGCGCATTTCCGCACCGGCGCCGGCATCGTGGTCGACTCGCAGCCCGAGCGCGAACTCGACGAGACCCGGGCCAAGGCGCGCGGCCTGTTGCGCGCGCTGGAACCGTGA
- the mltG gene encoding endolytic transglycosylase MltG, whose translation MAWAKRGCLTLLATLLVFALLVAAAGAWWWQGYRAFADQPLQAAQSSVEVAHGDSFNGVLRKLRAAGVEQGSSLQWQLLARQLDAAGKLKVGEYALQPALSPRELLLRMRKGQVIHYRFTIVEGWNIRQLRSALNAATPLRHVATELGDSELMARLGQPGQHPEGRFLPETYLYQRGDSDLDVLQRARAALDKALAEAWGARAAKLPLQSPEQALTLASIVEKETGLAAERPQIAGVFVRRLQQGMKLQTDPAVIYGIGSAYDGNIRKRDLETDTPYNTYTRSGLPPTPIAMPGRDALRAATDPAPGDSLYFVAVGDGSGAHAFSASYAEHAAAVARYLQRLRQARSGTAVTP comes from the coding sequence GTGGCTTGGGCTAAACGCGGGTGTCTGACCCTGCTGGCGACATTGCTGGTGTTTGCGCTGCTGGTCGCCGCGGCCGGCGCGTGGTGGTGGCAGGGCTATCGCGCCTTCGCCGACCAGCCGCTGCAGGCGGCGCAGTCCAGCGTGGAGGTGGCGCACGGCGATTCGTTCAACGGCGTGCTGCGCAAGCTGCGCGCGGCCGGGGTCGAACAAGGCAGCAGTCTGCAGTGGCAACTGCTGGCGCGCCAGCTCGACGCCGCCGGCAAGCTCAAGGTCGGCGAATACGCGCTGCAGCCGGCGCTGAGCCCGCGCGAGCTGCTGCTGCGCATGCGCAAGGGCCAGGTGATCCACTACCGCTTCACCATCGTCGAGGGCTGGAACATCCGCCAGCTGCGCTCGGCGCTGAATGCGGCTACGCCGCTGCGCCACGTCGCCACCGAACTCGGCGACAGCGAACTGATGGCCAGGCTCGGCCAGCCCGGGCAGCACCCGGAAGGCCGCTTCCTGCCGGAAACCTATCTGTACCAGCGCGGCGACAGCGACCTGGACGTGCTGCAGCGCGCCCGCGCGGCGCTGGACAAGGCGCTGGCCGAGGCCTGGGGCGCGCGCGCCGCCAAGCTGCCGCTGCAATCGCCGGAGCAGGCCTTGACCCTGGCCTCGATCGTGGAGAAGGAAACCGGCCTGGCCGCCGAGCGCCCGCAGATCGCCGGCGTGTTCGTGCGCCGCCTGCAGCAGGGCATGAAGCTGCAGACCGATCCGGCCGTGATCTACGGCATCGGCAGCGCCTACGACGGCAACATCCGCAAGCGCGACCTGGAAACCGATACGCCGTACAACACCTACACCCGCAGCGGCCTGCCGCCGACCCCGATCGCCATGCCCGGCCGCGACGCGCTGCGCGCGGCGACCGATCCGGCGCCCGGCGACAGCCTGTATTTCGTCGCGGTCGGCGACGGCAGCGGCGCGCACGCGTTTTCCGCCAGCTATGCCGAGCACGCTGCGGCGGTGGCGCGCTACCTGCAGCGCCTGCGCCAGGCGCGCAGCGGCACGGCGGTGACGCCATGA
- the tmk gene encoding dTMP kinase, producing MSEAVLRHHRFVSLEGGEGAGKTTAINALRDALQAQGHEVLLTREPGGTPLAERIRELLLNNAPALQPAEPLAAETELLLVFAARAQHVREVIRPALQRGAYVVSDRFTDSSYAYQGEGRGLDRAWIADLERRAVGLQPGLTLLLDLDVRIGRARTSGRDLWPDRIESEQDDFFQRVRAGFRQRAAQDPQRFRTIDASQPPQAVARDVAAALAAWLQQEQAP from the coding sequence ATGAGCGAGGCCGTGCTGCGCCACCACCGCTTCGTCAGCCTGGAAGGCGGCGAGGGCGCCGGCAAGACCACCGCGATCAACGCGCTCCGCGATGCGCTGCAAGCGCAGGGCCACGAGGTGCTGCTGACCCGCGAACCCGGCGGCACGCCGCTGGCCGAACGCATCCGCGAGCTGCTGCTCAACAACGCGCCGGCGCTGCAGCCGGCCGAGCCGCTGGCCGCCGAGACCGAACTGCTGCTGGTGTTCGCCGCGCGCGCCCAGCACGTGCGCGAGGTGATCCGCCCGGCGCTGCAGCGCGGCGCCTACGTGGTCAGCGACCGCTTCACCGACTCCAGCTACGCCTACCAGGGCGAGGGCCGCGGCCTGGACCGCGCCTGGATCGCCGACCTGGAGCGGCGCGCGGTCGGCCTGCAGCCGGGCCTGACCCTGCTGCTGGACCTGGACGTGCGCATCGGCCGCGCCCGCACCAGTGGCCGCGACCTGTGGCCGGACCGGATCGAGAGCGAACAGGACGATTTCTTCCAGCGCGTGCGTGCCGGCTTCCGCCAGCGCGCCGCGCAGGACCCGCAGCGCTTCCGCACCATCGACGCCAGCCAGCCGCCGCAGGCGGTGGCGCGCGACGTGGCCGCGGCGCTGGCGGCGTGGCTGCAGCAGGAGCAAGCGCCATGA
- a CDS encoding DNA polymerase III subunit delta', which produces MSPASTDTLPFAPWQQRAYAQTVAALDAGRLGHGLLICGPDGLGKRAVALKLAAHVLGQGEPAANLRSAQLIAAGTHPDLQLISFIPNRTGDKLRTEIVIEQVREISQKLSLTPQYGIAQVVVVDPADAINRAACNALLKTLEEPQPGRYLWLISAQPARLPATIRSRCQRLEFKLPPADEAITWLLAQDFPEKTAREALAAARGHPGLAAQWLREDGLKLRRQVAADLEQVAAGKLGTLEAAQRWSADGFAEQRLAHAADLALAQASQAGLTDPARLHKLATWFDAANRTRDLLRTTVRGDLAIAELLLAWRDGDRPVRRGGQR; this is translated from the coding sequence ATGAGCCCTGCTTCGACCGACACGCTGCCTTTCGCGCCCTGGCAGCAGCGCGCCTACGCGCAGACCGTGGCCGCGCTCGACGCCGGCCGGCTCGGCCATGGCCTGCTGATCTGCGGCCCGGACGGCCTGGGCAAGCGCGCGGTGGCGCTGAAGCTGGCCGCGCACGTGCTTGGCCAGGGCGAACCGGCCGCGAACCTGCGCAGCGCGCAGCTGATCGCCGCCGGCACCCATCCCGACCTGCAGCTGATCTCGTTCATTCCCAACCGCACCGGCGACAAGCTGCGCACCGAGATCGTCATCGAACAGGTGCGCGAGATCTCGCAGAAGCTGTCGCTGACCCCGCAGTACGGCATCGCCCAGGTGGTGGTGGTGGACCCGGCCGACGCGATCAACCGCGCCGCCTGCAACGCCCTGCTCAAGACCCTGGAGGAGCCGCAGCCCGGCCGCTACCTGTGGCTGATCAGCGCGCAGCCGGCGCGGCTGCCGGCGACGATCCGCAGCCGCTGCCAGCGCCTGGAGTTCAAGCTGCCGCCGGCCGACGAGGCGATCACCTGGCTGCTGGCGCAGGATTTCCCGGAAAAGACCGCGCGCGAAGCGCTGGCCGCCGCGCGCGGCCATCCCGGCCTGGCCGCGCAGTGGCTGCGCGAGGACGGCCTGAAGCTGCGCCGGCAGGTGGCCGCCGACCTGGAGCAGGTCGCCGCAGGCAAGCTGGGTACGCTCGAAGCGGCGCAGCGATGGAGCGCCGATGGCTTCGCCGAGCAGCGCCTGGCCCATGCCGCCGACCTGGCGCTGGCGCAGGCTTCGCAGGCCGGCTTGACCGACCCGGCGCGATTGCACAAGCTGGCCACCTGGTTCGACGCAGCCAATCGCACCCGCGACCTGCTGCGCACCACCGTCCGTGGCGACCTGGCCATCGCGGAACTGTTGTTGGCCTGGCGCGAT